Part of the Streptomyces sp. f51 genome is shown below.
CCCGTGAACTGGCCGACACCGAGGACACCGGGGAACGGCGCGCCGAGGCGCTGCGGCGCATGCACGACCACTATCTGCACACCACCCACCACGCCTCCGCGATCATCAACCCGCTGCGCGAGACCCTTCCCCTGCCGACGAGCACAACGGACGGCGGCACCGTCCGGTTCACCGGACGCCGGCAGGCCATGCAGTGGCTGCGCACCGAGCGGCACGTCCTGCGGTCGGTCGTGGAGCACGGCGCCGCCCACGGCTACGAGGACCACGCGTGGCGGACCGCCGCCGGCCTCGACCTGTACTTCGACCGGCTCGGTTTCTGGCACGACCTGATGGAGATCAACAGCGCCGCGCTGCGGGCCGCGCGGGCCGTCGGCGACCGGACGGGCGAGGCGCACGCCCTGCGCGGCCTGGGCTTCTTCCACACCCGCTTCGCGCACTCCGCCGAGGCGCGGCGGGACCTCGGCCGCGCGCTGGAGCTGTTCCGCGCCGAGGGCGACGGACCCGGCGAGGCCCGCACCCGGCGCTGCCTCGCCTACCAGGCCAACGGGGAGGGCCGGTTCACCGTCTCGCTCGACCACTACACGCGGGCCCGCGAGCTGTACCGGGCCGAGGGAAACATCAGCAGCGAGGCCGTCGTCCTGAACGAGGTCGGCTGGACGTACATCCTGCTCGGCGAGCACGACAGGGCGATGGAGCACTGCGAGAAGGCCGTCGCGCTGCACCAGGAGACCGGCGATCCGATCGGCGAGGCCGCGGCGCAGGACAGCGTCGGCTACGCCCACCACCAGCTCGGCCAGTACGAGGCCGCCGTCGAACGGTTCGAGCGGGCACTGGCGCTGTACCGCGAGGTCGGCGACCACTATCTGGAGGCGGACACCCTGCGGCACATCGCCGACTCCCGGCTCGCCGCCGGCGACCGCGAGGCGGCGATCGGCGCCTTCCGGGCGGCGCTGGCCCTCCTGGAGGAGAACGCCCACCCCGAGGCCGCCGACCTCCGGGAGACCCTGCGCGACCTGAACGCCGCCGGGCCCGGGGAGGGCGGACCGGCACGGGCCGACGCGGTCTGACCACCGCCGGGGGTGCGGGACGCCGTACGGGCCGTGCGGCCGGACACGAGCCGCCGCGGTCTGACCACCGCCGGGGTGCGGCCCGCCGTACGGGCTGTGCGGCCGGACACGGGCCGCGCGGTCGGGCACGGGCCGCGCGGTCGGGCACCGCCGGGTGCGGACGGGTGGGGTCAGGCGGCCGTCCGGTCGGCCGCCCCGGGCTGCCGCGGGCGGCCGTCCGCGTCCGCGACGACGCCGTGCTCGCGCAGCGCCAGCCGTAAGCTGCGCAGCGCGTAGTACACGCGGGACTTGACCGTGCCCTGCGGGATGCCCAGGGCCTCCGCCGCCTCCTGGGTGGTGCGGTCCTCCAGGAACGTCGCCCGGATGACGTCGCGATGGGCGGGTGTGAGCGCCCTGAGCGCCTCCTGCACCACGATGGACGACAGCATCCGCTCGATGTCGTCGACCTCGGCGCCCAGTTCGCCCAGCCAGGTGGCCCCGCCTATTTCCAGCGGGCGCGCCATCCGCGTCCGGTGCGCGTCGATGACGAGGTTGCGGGCGACCCGGAACATCCAGGGGCGTACGGCCATCCCCTCGTCGTCGACCAGGTTCCGCTTGTTCCAGCAGCGCAGCAGCGTCTCCTGGATGACGTCCTCGGTACGGTGTGTGTCCCCGCCCAGCATGCGCAGCACGTACGTGTAGAGCGCCGGGCCGTGCTCCAGGTAGAGGTCGCGCAGCGCCCGCTCCTCGGAGGAGGCCGCGCTCGCCGATCCGATGACGGTGACGTTCATGGTGGTGCTCCTGTTCCTTGGGACGACCGGGCCGGCAGAGGGACCTGGGGCCGGGGCCTCCGGGGGAACGGAGTGTTCCGAGGGGCGTTCCACGTTCGTTTGACGTCGGGTCTACGAAGCGATGGACGCGCTGGTCGGGGCGGGTGTGGCCAGAGGTGGCCGTGGGGTCGGGGGCGCGGGGGTCCGGGCCGCGGGCCGCGCAGTCGCGGGG
Proteins encoded:
- a CDS encoding sigma-70 family RNA polymerase sigma factor, encoding MNVTVIGSASAASSEERALRDLYLEHGPALYTYVLRMLGGDTHRTEDVIQETLLRCWNKRNLVDDEGMAVRPWMFRVARNLVIDAHRTRMARPLEIGGATWLGELGAEVDDIERMLSSIVVQEALRALTPAHRDVIRATFLEDRTTQEAAEALGIPQGTVKSRVYYALRSLRLALREHGVVADADGRPRQPGAADRTAA